From the genome of Candidatus Manganitrophaceae bacterium:
TGACGGCGGCCAGCCGTTTAGGAAACCGAAGGCCGACATCGAGGCTCATGACCGCCCCTTGTGAGAACCCCGCCAAGGCAATCCGGTGGGAGGGAATCCCCTCCTCGGAGATCAGACGATTGAGGAGATCAAAGAGCCTCTTCCGGCTCTCCAGAATTCCCGACTGGGTTTGGGGCGGGGAGGCATACCACATCCGCCCGCCATATCCATCCGGAAAAGGAAAAGGCGCGTCGGGAAAGAGCCAGCGGAGTCCCGGGAGTCCGATCTCATCGGCGATCGGCATCAGATCGGCTCCATGGGTCCCACGCCCATGGAGGGTGACGATACATCCTTGCAGCGGACCGGCCGCCGGCCGCTCTTGCACATCCAGCCGGTTTGATGTCATAAATCACTCCAATATTGAAGGGAAACAGCAGGTCGGTGCAATTCAACAGATTCAAAAGTAAGGAGCTTTATGGGATTCTAT
Proteins encoded in this window:
- a CDS encoding dienelactone hydrolase family protein, coding for MTSNRLDVQERPAAGPLQGCIVTLHGRGTHGADLMPIADEIGLPGLRWLFPDAPFPFPDGYGGRMWYASPPQTQSGILESRKRLFDLLNRLISEEGIPSHRIALAGFSQGAVMSLDVGLRFPKRLAAVIALSGYLALPENLSAEKSPAAEGMPVLLVHGTMDEVVPVEGSRRASTLLLKERFQARLQEYPMGHQVIPEEMALIRDFIKGLWSL